The candidate division KSB1 bacterium genome includes a window with the following:
- a CDS encoding transposase, translating to MFSLLTFVFSLILNLFKSEKRLLLHVSLQQKELEILKRQIRKKRLPIRQTDRIILSILTRSSEIKESISIVKPETVLRWQRQLIKHFWTFKRKTPVGRPPVSNEIKQLILTMKNDNLYWGHKRIQGELLKLNIHLDKNTIRNILSDFRRRGKVKQSLTWKQFLSQQIHSLYAADFFTVDTVLNQRFYVYFIIYHKTREIVDFAITRSPCREFVRQQLIGFGEKLNSLVYMIHDNAAQLNLNYLAYGIKEIRTSVKAPNMNSIAERFIGTVRREALDYFLLISEKQILNILQEYIDYYNSQRPHQGLGQRVPEGYKSQRDGKVGKIPILGGLCYHYERSAA from the coding sequence GAAGGAACTTGAGATCCTGAAGCGACAGATTCGGAAAAAACGACTTCCAATCCGGCAAACCGACCGAATCATTCTATCTATTCTGACCAGGAGCAGCGAAATTAAAGAATCTATCTCAATCGTGAAACCGGAAACGGTGCTGCGCTGGCAGAGACAATTGATCAAACACTTTTGGACATTCAAAAGAAAAACGCCAGTTGGCAGACCGCCGGTTAGCAATGAGATCAAGCAACTTATTCTGACGATGAAAAACGACAATCTATACTGGGGCCATAAGAGAATACAGGGGGAACTGCTGAAATTAAATATACATTTGGATAAGAATACCATTCGGAATATTTTAAGCGACTTCCGGCGGAGAGGAAAAGTCAAACAATCCTTAACCTGGAAGCAGTTCTTAAGTCAACAGATTCATTCGCTTTATGCTGCAGATTTTTTTACAGTAGACACAGTACTGAATCAACGATTCTATGTCTATTTCATTATCTATCACAAAACCCGGGAGATTGTGGATTTTGCGATAACGCGGAGTCCTTGCCGTGAATTTGTTCGGCAGCAGTTAATTGGATTTGGAGAAAAATTGAACAGTTTAGTATATATGATTCATGATAATGCAGCACAATTAAACCTGAATTATCTCGCTTATGGAATCAAAGAGATAAGAACCTCGGTCAAAGCTCCAAACATGAATTCTATCGCTGAGCGTTTTATTGGAACCGTGCGGCGGGAAGCACTCGATTATTTTTTGCTCATCAGTGAAAAACAGATTTTGAATATTTTACAGGAATATATTGATTATTATAATTCGCAACGTCCCCATCAAGGATTAGGTCAGCGGGTTCCAGAAGGATACAAATCCCAGAGAGATGGAAAAGTGGGCAAAATACCCATTCTTGGCGGTTTATGTTATCATTATGAACGGAGCGCAGCATGA